ACATATCAAAACGTATTGGTGATTTTGTTTTGGAGGATATTTCTTTTAATGTTTCAAAAGGCGATTATTTTGTTTTGCTGGGTGTTTCCGGAGCCGGAAAAACTATGTTGCTTGAAATCATAGCTGGCCTCAGAAACACTGATAAAGGGAATATTATACTTGACGGATTGGATATAACCAATATTAGAGCTAATAAGCGTGGAGTAGGCTTGGTATTTCAGGATAGTGCTATTTTCCCCCATTTAAATGTTGCGAAAAATATTGCATATTCTTTGCATGGAAAAGGCTTAACAAAAGCCGAAATTCAATCTCGTGTGATAAAATGGGCAGAGACAGTCAATATTGAAAACCTTCTCGAGCGCCAGTCAAACGGCCTTTCAGGAGGTGAAAAAAGAAGAGTCGCTCTTGCAAGAACGCTGGCTATGGAACCCGACATTTTATTGCTGGATGAACCATTATCATCATTAGATGTTTTGCTTCAATATGATATGATTAGGTTGTTAAAACAAATAAATACTTCCGGAAAAACAATCATGCATGTAACTCATGATTATAATGAAGCATATTCTCTTGCCAGAACCCTGGCAATAATAAATTCAGGGAAAATTGAGCAATTAGGTTTGCCGGAAGAAATATTTAAAAACCCCTACAGCAAGTTTGTGTCGGCAATGACCGGAATAAGAAACTTTTTTGTTTGTCATGAAATACAAAATGCAGGCAAATTATACAAAATACGCATTAAGGAAGGATTATCTGTTTTTTCATCAGAGTATTGTGCCCCGGGAAATCCTTTCTTTATAAGAGAGGATGAGATTTCATTTACAAACCAAGACATAAATATTGAAGAAAATATCATTGAAGGAATAATTACAGACATTTTCCCGTCACCTGAATTCTACAGCGTGGTTGTTGATGCCGGAGTTAATTTTTATGTTAGAGTGAAAAAACAGGATATGAAACTTTTATCTGTTAATATTGGCGGCAAAATACGGGTTCAAATTCTGCCTGAAGTTGTAATTCCTGTTAAAAGAGATACAACGTAAATCAAATTTTGACAAAAAATATCAGAAAGGGTTCTTTTGTAATCAATTAACTTTTTTAACCCTAATTTACTACTTTTGTCAAAGTTAAATCAAAGAGTTTTTTATGAAATACGACATTATTATTATCGGCTCAGGCCCAGGAGGGTACGTGGCCGCTATCAGAGCAGCTCAATTAGGATTTTCAGTTGCTGTTGTTGAAAGGGCTGAATTAGGTGGCATTTGCCTGAACTGGGGGTGCATACCTACAAAAGCATTGTTGAAATCAGCACAGGTTTTTAACTATGCTAGGCATGCTTCTGATTACGGAGTGAAAATTTCAGGCGAACCTATGCCGGATTTTGAAGCTATAGTGAAACGAAGCCGTACTGTTGCCGAAAATATGAGCAAAGGGATACAGTTTTTGTTTAAAAAGAATAAAATTGAAGTTATACAAGGCACAGGGAAAATCCTCCCGGATAAAAAAGTTGAAGTAACTGATCCAAATGGAAACATAACAACCTATGAAGCTGCTCACATAATCATTGCAACCGGTGCACGCTCACGGACATTGCCGAATCTTCCGATAGATAACAAAAAAATAATAGGTTACCGTAAAGCGATGACATTGGAAAAACAACCACAATCATTGCTTGTTGTTGGCTCGGGAGCCATTGGTTCCGAGTTTGCCCATTTCTATAATACCATTGGTACAAAAGTTACATTGGTTGAAATGCTTCCCAATATTGTCCCTATTGAAGATGAAGAAGTATCAAAGCAGTTAGAGCGTAGTTTTAAAAAGAACGGCATGAAAGTATATACTTCTTCAACCGTTGAAAATGTTGATATCAGCGGAGATTTATGCAAAGTGTTGATTAAAACTCCTAAAGGTGAAGAAACTGTTGAAGCTGAAATTGTGCTTTCTGCGGTTGGTGTGAGCACTAATATTGAAGGCATTGGACTCGAGGAGTGTGGTATTCGGGCGGAAAAAGGCAAAGTAATGGTTGATGATTTTTACCGTACAAATGTTGAAGGCTACTTTGCCATCGGTGATATCGTGAAAGGCCCCGCGCTGGCGCATGTGGCATCACGCGAAGGCATCATCTGTGTTGAAAAAATAGCAGGAAAAGATGTGAAACCTATGGATTATAACAATATTCCAGGCTGTACTTACACCTATCCCGAGATAGCTTCAGTCGGGTTAACCGAAAAAGCAGCTCTTGAAGCTGGCCACGAAATAAAGGTGGGCAAATTTCCTTTCACTGCCTCGGGAAAAGCAACAGCTTCAGGTTTCAGAGATGGCTTCATTAAGGTTATTTTTGATGCCAAATCAGGGATGTGGCTGGGAGCACATTTCATAGGTGAAAATGTTACTGAAATGATTGCAGAAGCTGTGGTGGCACGAACTTTGGGAACAACAGTGCACGAAATTTTATCTTCAGTGCATCCGCATCCCACAATGTCGGAAGCAGTGAT
This portion of the Bacteroidales bacterium genome encodes:
- the lpdA gene encoding dihydrolipoyl dehydrogenase; the protein is MKYDIIIIGSGPGGYVAAIRAAQLGFSVAVVERAELGGICLNWGCIPTKALLKSAQVFNYARHASDYGVKISGEPMPDFEAIVKRSRTVAENMSKGIQFLFKKNKIEVIQGTGKILPDKKVEVTDPNGNITTYEAAHIIIATGARSRTLPNLPIDNKKIIGYRKAMTLEKQPQSLLVVGSGAIGSEFAHFYNTIGTKVTLVEMLPNIVPIEDEEVSKQLERSFKKNGMKVYTSSTVENVDISGDLCKVLIKTPKGEETVEAEIVLSAVGVSTNIEGIGLEECGIRAEKGKVMVDDFYRTNVEGYFAIGDIVKGPALAHVASREGIICVEKIAGKDVKPMDYNNIPGCTYTYPEIASVGLTEKAALEAGHEIKVGKFPFTASGKATASGFRDGFIKVIFDAKSGMWLGAHFIGENVTEMIAEAVVARTLGTTVHEILSSVHPHPTMSEAVMEAVAAAYGEVIHI
- a CDS encoding ATP-binding cassette domain-containing protein yields the protein MLELRNISKRIGDFVLEDISFNVSKGDYFVLLGVSGAGKTMLLEIIAGLRNTDKGNIILDGLDITNIRANKRGVGLVFQDSAIFPHLNVAKNIAYSLHGKGLTKAEIQSRVIKWAETVNIENLLERQSNGLSGGEKRRVALARTLAMEPDILLLDEPLSSLDVLLQYDMIRLLKQINTSGKTIMHVTHDYNEAYSLARTLAIINSGKIEQLGLPEEIFKNPYSKFVSAMTGIRNFFVCHEIQNAGKLYKIRIKEGLSVFSSEYCAPGNPFFIREDEISFTNQDINIEENIIEGIITDIFPSPEFYSVVVDAGVNFYVRVKKQDMKLLSVNIGGKIRVQILPEVVIPVKRDTT